From Xylanibacter oryzae DSM 17970, a single genomic window includes:
- a CDS encoding arsenate reductase ArsC, whose product MNRRILILCTGNSCRSQMAQAFMSSFDNTLEVFSAGTEPAEKINEIAVKVMNEVGIDISHAYPKSVEIYLNEEWDYVITVCGGANENCPSFAGKVKHRLHFGFDDPAAVTGDTEFIIDEFRRIRNEIKNCFFSFYMKDIKKMELPKCSCNDSL is encoded by the coding sequence ATGAACAGAAGAATATTGATATTATGTACAGGTAACAGTTGTCGCAGTCAGATGGCACAGGCATTTATGTCATCTTTTGATAATACATTAGAGGTCTTTTCGGCGGGTACAGAACCAGCTGAAAAGATAAATGAGATTGCTGTTAAGGTGATGAATGAAGTAGGTATAGATATTAGTCATGCCTACCCAAAGAGTGTGGAGATATATCTGAATGAGGAATGGGATTATGTGATTACCGTATGTGGAGGGGCTAATGAGAATTGTCCGAGCTTTGCAGGCAAGGTAAAACATCGTTTGCATTTCGGATTTGATGATCCGGCTGCAGTAACAGGTGATACAGAATTCATTATAGACGAGTTCCGTCGTATCAGAAATGAAATAAAAAACTGTTTCTTCTCATTTTATATGAAAGATATAAAGAAGATGGAATTACCAAAATGTTCGTGTAATGATTCACTATAA